TCGCTGGAGCTGGCGCGGACGCTCGAGCAGCTCCGCTCCGAGCTGCCGCCGCCCACCGGGTTCGAGGCAGCGCTGCCCAGCTGGCGCGCGCTCACCACGGACATCGACGGCGCGCTCGAGCCGGCGCGGCTCCGCGTGACGGGCGTCGTGGCCTCGCTGCCAGCGGAGGCGCGCGTGGCGTTCGACCAGGAGGGCGCGCCGAGCGCCACCTGGCTGAGCGTCGAGAGCCCCACCCCGCTCGACCTGGAGCACCGCGCGGTGTGGCACCCGGAGATGGGCGACGCCTGGCCGGGCTTCCATCAGGAGGCGCGCCAGCTGCTGATCACGATCACGAAGGACGCCGCCACGCTCCAGATCACCCGGACGCGCGTCATGCTGGAGCTCCCGGCCCTGCTCGGGGCCGACCCCGCGCTGGGCGCGACGCAGGCCGGACAGCGCCTGAGCCGCATGGCGCAGCTCGTCCAGCTCCTGCGCGGCAAGGTCGGTCCCTACCGCTGAAGCGTCAGGACCCGGACCTCGAAGGTGGTGCGTTCTCGCTCCGCTCTCGCCGCGTCGCTCCGCGGGCATGCAGCCAGGCGCCGAGGTGGGCGAACGTCGCCTCCGCCGCGCACGCGGCCGACTCGACTCCCTCCTCGTCGAGCGCCGCGTCGTCGAGCGCCTGGACGAACGCGCGCCATCGCTCACCCGTCCGCTCACCGTACCCGTGGAGATAGCGCAGCGCCGAGGGCGCGAGGCCGAGCTGGGCGCCGAGTCGCCGCGCCAGCACCGCGCCGCCGAGCGTGGAGCCCTCGAGCACGTAGGCCACCCCGAGCTGCGTCGCGAGCGAGGTCAGGTCCGGAGTGCAGGACGGGAACGGCACCTTCCCCGGGTCTCGATCGAGCGCGCGCAGATCGCTCCACGCGAGGTGCGCCCGGCGCCGGAGCGCGAGATCGGGCAAACGCGTCAGGAGCACTTCGCTGCTCAGGAGGCGCCGCTCGAGGGGTGCGTGGAACGTCCACATCCCTTCGAGGTGCGCCACGTAGTCGTCCAGCTCGACGGCCGGATCGCTCACCGCGAGGGAGTCGTCCAGGCTCCGGTGCGCGCCGTGGGTGCGCGCGCGAAGCACGTCTCGCAGCGATGACTGCGGCGAGGTTTCGAGAGCCTGCATGTCCCCCAGAAGATCCAGAAGCCGGCGCACCATCCGCCAGCTCGAGTAGGGGTAGCCCCAGCGGGGTCAGTCGTCGACCGATCGGCGTGAGAAACGCCTGACCAGGTAGTGTGCCCCTCCCAGGCCGGCGACGAAGAGCAGCACGACCGAGAAGTGCGCGAGCATGAGGTGTTCGGGGTCCTTGCGCGGACAGTGCAGCTGGAGCACCAGGTTGCCGAGCAGGCCGGCCGCGCAGGCCGCGAGGAGGGACGTCGCCTGCGCGCCGCGGTCGAGGAGGCGGAGCACGAAGTAGACGGGAACCCCGAGGAGCAGCCCGAAGAAGAGACACCCGCTCACGTGATCGAGGACCCCGTGCGCTTCCCCCGCCTCGTGGGGAGAGAAGAGCGCGAGCGCCAGGGTGGCGCCGAGGGTGACCGCCACGACGCCGACCTTGCGGGCGCCCTGGAGCGGGGGCCGGTGCAGCGGACGCAGCGCCTGGTGCACGCTGAGCAGGAGCAGCGCGCCGAGCGAGCCGAGCGCGAGCGCCATGTAGGACATCGGGTAGTCGTGGAAGTCCTCCCGCAGCATCAGCGCGCCGGTCAGCCCGACGATGGCGAGGGCCGCGCCGCTGGCGATCGCGCGCCGGATCCACGTAGGCCGGGTGCGCAGCCAGAACGACGGCTTCTTCTCGGCCCGCGCGATCTCGCGCTCGACGGACTCGAGCATGCCGTCGAGCGCCTCCGGATCGGCGCGCTCGCCCTCGACCTCACGGGCCTCGGAGAGCCACCGCTCGAGCTCGGGTTCGGGCTGGGGATCGACGTCGGACATCACGGACGCTCCCTCGTACGGGGGGGGAGGCTCGGAGTTTCCACGTGGTTGATCGCGGTCATCCCAGCTCCTTCCCGAGCAGGTCCTTGAGCTTCTTGTAGGCGCGGTGGGCCCGCACGCGGACGGCGCCCTCGGTCGCTCCCACGATCTCGGCCACCTCCGCGAAGGGGCGCTCCTCGAACCAGTGGAGCTCCACCACCTCGCGCTGCGACTCCGGGAGCTTGGCCATCGCCGCGTAGAGCAGCTCCGCGCGCTGCTGCCGCTCGATCGGCCCGCGCTCCGGCGTCGGCTGCTCGAGCCGCTCGTCCTCGAGCTCGGTCTCCTTGCGGCGCTTCTTCTTCCGGAAGTGCTCGCGCACGAGGTTCATCGCGATCGTGAAGACCCACGGCCGCAGCTTCCGGTCGGGCTTGAAGTCGAGCCGCGCGGCGTGCATCTGGAAGAAGGTCTGCTGCACGACCTCGCGCGCCAGCTCCTCCGAGCGCAGGTGCCGCACGGTGAGCCGGGTCAGCATCGGCGCGTACCGAGCGAAGAGCGCGCGAAAGGCCTCGTGGTCCCCGTCCACGTACGCGCGCATCAGCTCCTCGTCGGTCCGCGCGTCGCCCATCGGCGGGCGATGGTAGCACCCGGCGAGGGCGCTCCCGCCTCAGGACCACTCGCCGTGCATGATCATGGCCTCGTCTCGGACCTCGTACCGGGTCTGGAGATCCTTGGCCCCCGTCAGCTCGAACATGCGGTAGATGTAGGCGTGGAGATAGCGCGCGAAGAGCGGGTCGAACGGATCGACCCCGCGCAGCTCGCCGCGCGTGTGGTTCCCACCGAGGCGCTCCACGTGCCATGCGCCCGTGTCGTAGAACCGCCCCCAGTAGTCGCGTGAGCGCTCGAGGATGTAGCTCGGGCTCGCCATGCGCATGAAGACGCGGTGGATGACGGACAGATCCTGATCGGCTTCGTAGCGTCCGATGACGTCGACCAGGCCGCCGTCGCCCCGACCCAGCTCGCGGTCGATCGCGCGCAGGACCCGGTGCTGCAGCCCGAGGTCGTACCAACGCACGGGGAGGATGTTGCGCGCCCTGCGCTGCTCGTCGGGGCTCAGCCCGTGGAGCACCTTCTCCCACGTGCTGACGCCGAATTCCCGCTCCACCCACGTGAACATGTGGAGGAGGTTGGTTCCTTTTGCGCGGCCCATCCTCGACCGGTCCAGTACGGCGGTCAGTCCCGGAAGTTTTGGTACTGCAGCGGGAGGGGCAGGTCCTGCTCCTTGAGGAGCTGGATCGCGTCCTGGAGCACGTCGCGCTTCTTGTGGGAGACGCGCACCACGTCGCCCTGGATGGCGGCCTGCACCTTCAGGGTCTTCGCGTCCTTGAGGAGCTTGACGATCTTCTTGGCGTGCTCCTGGTCGATGCCCTCGCGCAGCTTCACGAGCACGCGGTAGGTGTCGCCCCCGGCCGGCGCGGGCGCGCCCGGGTCGAGCGCCTTCTGGGAGACGCCGCGCTTGGCGAGCTTGCCGCGCAGCACCTCGAGCGCGGCCGCGCAGAGCGACGCGCTCTTGGTCTTGATCAAGATCCCCTCCTCGCTCTTCTCGAGCGAGGTGTCGGTGCCCTTGAAGTCATAGCGCTGAGAGATCTCGCGCCGCGCCTGGTCGAGCGCGTTGTCCACCTCGTGGTGGTCCAGCTTCGAGACGACGTCGAAAGAGGCCATGGCTGGCGACAGTAATTACAGACGCGCGAGAGAGCAACCGCGGCGGCCGCCTGACGACCTGCCTGACGAACTGGGAAACTCCGCTACCGTTCGCGGCCATGGCTCGGCGCAAGCGCGGCAACTGGAAGAAGATCGGCGTCGGACTCGGCGCGGGGCTGCTCGTGCTCCTGGCGGTGCTGGTGGTGCGCGCGCTGGGTGGAGACGAGGCGCCCACCCGGCGTGAGCCGCTCGGCCTCGAGATCGACACCGAGCGCGCCGCGCAGCGCCTCTCGGCCTACATCCAGCTCGACACGAGCACCCCGCCCGGCATCGGCCGTGATCCGCGCCCGCCCCACCTGGACATGCTGATCGCCGACTACGCCGAGCCGCTCGGGCTCGAGGCGGCCGTCTACGAGGGGCGCATCCTGCTCCTGCGGTGGCGCGCGGGGACGACGGAGGGCGGCCCGATCGTGCTCCTGTCCCACGCGGACGTGGTGCCGGTGGCGGAGGACGAGCTCGAGCGCTGGACGCACGCGCCGTTCGGAGGGGTCATCGACGACGGCTACGTCTGGGGCCGCGGCGCCATCGACGACAAGGGCGCGACCATCGCCCAGCTCGAGGCCATCGCGGCGCTCCAGGCCGCGGGGCTCACCCCTCGGCGCGACGTGTTCCTGCTCATCTCCCCCGACGAGGAGATCGGCGGCGCGGAGGGCGCGGGGGCGGTGCTGGCCCGGCACGCGCATCGGCTCGAGGAGCCCTGGGCGGTGCTCGACGAGGGCACCTTCGTCGCGCCCGACTTCGTGGCCGGGACGACCATCGTGCCGGTGGCGGTGGGCGAGAAGCGCTTCGTGACGGTCGAGGTGAGCGTCAACGGCGAGGCGGGTCACTCGAGCATGCCCGAGCCCAACGCCGCCCCCGCCGTGCTCACGACCGCGCTCGCCCGCCTGCACGAGCTCGAGCTGGAGGCCCGGTTCCTGCCGGCCACCGACGCCTTCCTCGACCGCATCTCGTCGCGCGCCTCGTTCGGCGAGCGGATCGCGCTGCGGAACCGATGGCTCTTCGGCGGGGCGGTGGAGAGCATGCTCTCGCAGCGCCCCGCGTCGAACGCGATGATTCGCGACACGATCGCCCTGACGATGCTCCGCGCCGGCGTGAAGGACAACGTCGTGCCCGCGCGCGCGGTGGCCACCCTCAACCTCCGCCTCCTGCCGGACAGCGACCTGCCGGCCATCCTGCGCGCCATCGAGGGCGCCATCGACGACCCCCGCGTGCAGCTCGCGGTCACGGTCGACAACGGCGCCTCCCCGGTCTCACCCACCGAAGGCGTGCCGTGGGAGCGGCTCGCCGCCGCGCTGGCCACCGCCTTCGACGAGGACGCGCTCGTCGCACCGATGATCACACCCGGCACCATGGACGCCCGCTACTTCGCCCGCCGCGGCATCCCCACGTATCGCCTCGTGCCTTTCACGCTCGACGCCAACGAGCGCGGCCGGGTGCACGGCATCGACGAGCGCGTCTCCCTCGAGAACCTCGAGCAGGCGGCGCGCGTCTACGCGCACGTCATGCGCTACTGGTAGCCGCCCGCGTCAGCAGCCGGGCCGGCCGGGCTCGACGTGGTTGCGCACGCAGAGCGGGACCTTGAGCAGCCAGTCGTCGACGAGCGGACCGAACACGCTCAGCACCGCGCCGCCCCCGATGTCGGCGAGCACGCCCCAGGTGACGATGGTGTTGTCCTCTTCGAAGGCCGAGAGGGTGATGAAGCCGCGGCCGGCGCGCAGATCGTGGGGGCGCGTCCGGTCGAGGGTGAAGCTCATGTGATGCCGCTGCGGCTCGAGCCGGACGCGCGCGAAGTAGCTCGCGGTCGCGAAGGAGTAGCGGTGCTGCATGTGCACCACCCGCTCGTCTCCGTCCTGAGACACGAGCCGGGCTCGCTCGAGCGCGGGGATGAGGTGCGGGTAGGCGCGCGTGTCCGTGACCGCGGCCCAGACTTGATCCACCGGCGCGTGCACGAGCTGCCAGCTGGTGCCGCCGCGCATCGCGAAGCGCCCCTCCCGACGGGTGACGTTGCGGGCGACGAGCTCGCCGGCGCGGATTCGGTTCTGCTCCTCGCGCGTGAACGCGTCGTCCTGCTGCGCCTCGACCAACCCCACGGCGACGCAGAGGCTGGCCGCGACCGCGCAGGCCAGCGTCGTTCCCAAGCGGAGTCGGGGCCGATCCATTGCCATCACGATAGCCAGATACGGCAGCGACGGAAGGTTTTTCGGTGATTTTCGAGGCTCAAGGCGCGGGGAGGTCCGCGGGGCCGGGCGCGTCCTCCCGCGAGAAGCCGAGCACGTAGGGAACCTGCGCGCCTTCCGTCGCCACCGTCACCCACACGTCCCAGAGCCCGGGCAGGGCGGGGCCGTCGTAGTACGTGCCGTTCGCGTCGACGCCACAGACGAGCTCCCCGTCGGGGCGGCGCATCACCAGGCCGACCGGCTGATCGGCGCGCACGAAGACGCGCAGGCGGGGCAGCTCCTCGGTGACCTCGACGCCGTGCCCGGGCATGTCGGTGGAGAACCCGGTACACGCGCCGGCCAGCCCGTCGATGTTGACCTCGCCGGACGCGACGCCGCGCAGGCTCTGGGGGTCGGCGCCGCGAGGCTCGATGCGGAGCTCCGCGCCGCCGAGCGCTGCGGCGGAGGACGCCGGCGCGGGCAGCGCGCTGGGCATCGCCGCGGGGTCGGTGCTCACGCCGAGCGTGTAGGCGTGCATGTCGAAGCGGGTGAAGGCGCCCACGAAGATCCGGTGCGCGCCCGCGGGCAGCTCGCCTTCGACCATCGGGTCGGTGCCCTCGGTGTCGTCGTTGCAGAGCCAGGTGCCGTCCTCGAGCTGGACCGCGAGCGTGGAGTCGGAGGCGCCGCGCGCGATGATGCGCAGGTAGGTCGGCTCGGTCACCGTCAACGGATGATGCACCATCCCGATCCAGCCGACGCAGCCGGGGTGCTCCTGCGACGCGTCGACGTCGCCGCCCGCGGTGTCCTGCAGGGTGACGGGGCTCATGCCCGGCGAGGCCAGGAGCGGCTCCCCGGGCACGGACGCGTCGAGCGACCCCGTGGGCATGCCGAAGTCGAGCGCGTCCGCCCCGCGGCCGAAGCCTTCGCCGAAGCCGCGCGCGAACTCACCCGCGAGCTGGATGGCGCCGATCACCAGCGCCGCGGCGCCGCTCAGCCGCGCCCAGAGCAGCTCGCTCTCGCGGTCGTCGAGCGAGAACGCCATGCGAATGCGCTCGCCCTCGAGCGTCGGCGTCATGGCGGCGATCGGCGCGCTCAGGTGATAGAGCCGCGTGAACGGGGCCCGGGCCACCTCGTCGAGGGCCGCGCGCAGCTCGCCCCGGACCGCGTCCGCGTCCGCGCCCTCGCTCAGCTCGAGGAGCCACTCCGCGCGCACCCCGCCGTCCAGATCCAGGTGCATCCCGGCCGCGTCGATGTGCTCGAGCCACGCGGGGCCGTCGTCCTCCTCCTCGGCGGCTTCGTCTTCGCCGGCGAACGGGCTCGGCGTCTCGTCGGCCAGCAGCTCGCGCAGGCTGCGCGCGTCCTCGATCGCGATGACGAGGTGGTGGTCGAAGAGCCCGAGGCGGTCATGGAGCCGCGGCGCGTCGGGGCGCGCGGGTCGGCCTCGGCGATCGAGCACGCCGCGCACGTCGGCCTCGGTGCCGAGCACCCAGAGCCCCTCGGCCAGCTCCACCAGCTGGTACTCGCGCGCGACGAACGCGCGGAGGCCGCGCACCTCCCGCACCCGCACGCGGGCCGCGCCCTCGTCGGCGACCCCGAGCCCCAGCGGGTCTTCCGTGGCGGGCGCCCCCATGCCGAATGGGAGCGCCGGCATGTCCGCGCCCCCGGCCGCCAGCTGCACGGTCGAGCGCGCCTCCTCGTCGCTGAAGCGCGCGCCGAAGAACGTGATCGCGGTCGGCGGGTTCCGGCGCGGGTTCGAGGCGACGAAGATCCAGTCGGGGCGGCTCAGGATGTCCAGCGGCTCGGCGTCGGGGTCGGGCAGCTCGGGTCGGCCTGGCTCGTTGAGCGCGTCTGCCAGCGTCGGGGTCGGGATCCCGAACGGGCTGAAGTCGTCGAGCTGCGCCGCCGCGTCTTCGGCGAGCTCCCCGAAGAGCGCGAGGTCTTCGTCCATCACCCCGTACAGCCGCGTGCTGCGAATCCCGGCGAGGTCGATGAAGACGAAGCCGCGCGAGGCGGGGGGCGCGAGCGCCTCCAGGTCATCGGTGCCGGACAGCTCGGTGGGCCGCGGCACGGTCGACTGCCGCGGGGTCGCGCCGCAGCCGGCAGCGAGAGTCGCGAGGAGGGTGACGAAGACGAAGCGCATCACGGCGCGATCCATGTCCGTTCGAGCCCCGACGTCAAGCCGAACACGGATTCGCGGTACCCTGCGTGCTCCTCCTGCGAAGGCTGAAGACATGTCCGTTTGGTTCGAAGGCGAGGGCGACATCGCGTGCTCACTCCAGCGCGTGAAAGACGAGCTGCGGAGCCCGGGGGCGTTCTACGTCGGGGTGATCGCCGAGATGCCCGGGCTGTCCAGGGTCGAGCTCATCGACGAGGGCCCGGACTTCGTCATCCTCGAGACGAACGAGGGCACGATGAGGCGCACGAACATCTCGGTGCAGGTCGAGCCAGAGCGCGTGGTCGTGGAGCTCGACGAGGTCTACGAGGCGGGCTCCAAGGTCACGGCGAAGACGCACTTCCTGGACGAGTTCACCGCGACCGAGGCTGGCGTGCGCCACCGGACCGCGCTGAGCGGCGTCGAGGCCAAGGGGTTCCTCGGCTTCCTCTACCGGAACCTCGCGAGCAAGAACATCGGCAACGCGTTCCTCGCGGCGTACCGCAAACACCTCGAGACCGCGTAACCGTCGCAGTCCCTGGGCAGCTTCCGCGCGAGGGTGGCGTAGTCTGCTTGGATGGCCGAGAAGACGTCGAGCGCGAAGAAGTGGATCGGGTTCGGGTGTCTGGGCGTGGTCGTCCTCTCCTGCGTCGGGGTGATCGTCCTGATGGTCGTCGCGTCGAACGCGGTCGCGGGGATCGACGGGGCGAGCGTGGCCTGCGCGGGGCAGCCCGTGCCGGGCGCGCCGGCCTACGTCCCGAACGGGCCCCAGCGGGTGCTCGCGTTCCAGCATCAGGAGAGCGGCAACTGGAGCTACGCGGGCACGCTCTTCCCGCACGACTTCCCGGACGCCGAGTCGGCCGAGGAGGCGACCCTCGTGGCGTGCTTCGAGCCGGAGAGCTCGGCCGTCGAGATCGAGACCTGCAACTACCACGGCGGCTACGTCGTGCGGCGCTACCAGTTCCATCGTCCGGTGCGGGTCATGGCCGCCAGCACCGGTCAGCTCGTGCGGGAGATGGACATCACCGGGGACGCGCCGGCCGCGTGTCCCGAGCAGGTCGCGACCGGCGGCGGCGGGGGCGGCGTGAGCGTCCGGCTCCTCGGCATCCCCGTCGCCACGCTCGGCGAGGAGGACCCGGCGCCGACCGAGCAGGACCAGGTCGGCAGCGCGGTCTCGGCGCGGGTCGTGGGCGACGCGCTGCGCGACCTCGTGCTGCCGTAGCGCGGCGCGTCAGCGGAAGGCGCCGCCGTGGCTGCGGGGCGCGCCCGCCGCCTCGAGGAAGCGGACGGCGGCGCGCGCTTCGGCGTCGGACGGCGGCCCGGGCCAGACGACCTCGACCCGCTCCCCGTCTCCGCAGACCACTGCGCCGCCGAGCTCGTCCATGTTCGGCTTCCGCTCCGGGTCGACGAGCCTTGCCGGGATCGCGCCGTCCCCGGTGCCGATGTCGAGCCGAAACGCCCGGGTCGGGACGCGCGCGGGAGCGTGAGCGACGAACGCGAGGCGGGCGTCTCGCAGCTCGACCGACAGTACGACCTGCACCCCTCCGGCGAGGACACGGGAACGGGCGGCGTCCAGCTCGAGGCGTCCGTCGACCGCCTCCGCGATCCGGCGCAGGTCGTCGACGCCGAAGCGAGCGAGGCGCAGGGCGAGCTCGATCGCGTCGCACAGGACGTCGGCCCGGTCCTCGTTCCTCGGCCAGGTGAGCGTGACCTCTCGCCCCGCGCCCCCGAGCGAGAGCGGGCCGGGGAAGACCTCGAACAGGCGCCGCGCCTCCGCGTCGAGCTCGAGCGCGGCGGCTCCCAGCGAAGAGGCGCTCGAGAGGTCGGCGAGCTGCGGGCCGACGCCGAGCGCGTACTCCGTCCGGACCACGGTCGCGAGCGACATCATGTGCGTGCTCGCCACCGCGCGAACCTCTCGCTCGATCACGAGCCGGAAGACGACGGTGCCAGCCCGCTCCAGGCGCTCGAGGCGCCCGTCCATCGCCTCGGCGACCTCCTCCCACGCGGCCTCGATGGCCGCGGTCCTGGCGTCACGCCCGACGACGGACCGGACGACGAGCGCCCCCAGGACGAGGGACGCCGCCGCGGCGACATAGGCGATGAGCACTGGCGGAGGCTCTCCAGGCGTTCACGGCGCGTGGCAGATCACGCAGCCGTAGTCCTGGTTGGCGTACATCAGGTCGAAGGCCGAGCCCTCCTCGCCGCGCTCGGCGAAGCGAGCGAGCAGCGCGTCGGGATCTGCGAGCGCGTCGTCGACGAGGTAGCGCCAGGGCCAGCGCTCGAAGCCCTCGGCGTCGCGGGAGACCTCGAGGTAGGCGACGGTCGTGTCGCGATCGCCGACGCGCGCGTAGTGCTCGGCCCAGTGATAGGCCATGCCGGGGAGGGCCCAGGGCGCGTGCTCGGTGTTGCGCTCGCAGAAGTCGGCGCCGGTGCACTCCCACGCGTCGATCGCGGCGATGACGCGCTGGGGCACGCCCGTGGAGAGCGGCAGGCCGATCGCGGTGCCGCTGATCGAGGGGACGTTGCCGAGCGGGTCGGCGGCGATGCGGCGCTCGGCCTCGTCGTAGAGGCGCACGGCCTCGGCGTCATCGCCGGTGATGTGCGCGACGGCGATCGCCATCGACGCCTTCCACGAGACGAGGATGAAGTTGTCCGGGTCGAGCGCCTCCGCCTCCTCGAAGTCCGGCCCGACGCGCGTGATGTAGTCGATCGCGTCCGCGCCGACGTCCTCCTCGAGGGTGATGGCCATCCCGAGCTGACCGCGCCGGAAGAAGACGTTGCCGCGCGCCACGGCGAGCGCAGGGTCGCCCGGCGCGTGCGCGTCGAGCACGTCGCCGTACATCTCGTAGACCGGGATCCGCAGATCGCGACGGGTCTGGAACGCGACCCAGAAGCGCGCCTCCGAGCAGGCGTAAGCGTCGGCCTCGGAGAGCCCGCGGCAGTCCTCGAGGGTGCTGGGATCGACCCCGCCGCAGCCGAGGCCGCAGGTCAAGGCGAAGAGCACGAAGAGCAGCGGGGTCGCGCGGCGCGTCATCAGAACGGCAGGTTGGTGTTGAGGACGATGTCGTAGGCGACGGTCTCGGCGCTCGACACCGTGACGGTCGGCGAGCCGAAGCCCTCGAGCGTGACCAGGTCGCCGCGGTCCGGGCCCGCCGTCTCGGGGTCGGTGCCCGCGTTCATGTTGTCGTCGAGGAAGCCGCTGACGAAGTACGGCTCGGCCCGCGGCGGGATGCCGTCGATGGCGTAGGGGATGGCGGCGTCGGCGGACGACATGTCCGCGTCCTCCACGATCACGCGGCCCACCACCATCGCGGTGTCGCGGTTCGTGACCGGGTCGCGATCGAAGACCGCGAGGTAGAGGTGTCCGACCCCGCCCGCGCGCGGCATGGCGGTCCGGGTCACGACGCCCGCGAGGCCTCCCGTCATGCCCGCCGCCGCGTCGGGAGCGGGCGGGTCGCCCGCGTCGGGCTCGGCGGGCGGCCCCGCGTCGGGCGCGGGAGCCGCGTCTACCCGGTCCGTGCCCGCGTCCATGGCCGGGCTCTCCCCGTCACATCCGAAGGCCGACAACAGCACACACATCACCCAGATTCGTCGCATCGCGGGCAGACGCTAGCAGCGGGCGACGACCGAGACCGTGACCAAACTCCACTCTCCCGCTCGGTCGCCTTCAGAACCGCGCCCGGACCGTCGCGACGCAGCCCGTGGTCGCGCAGGTGGCGCCGGCCTGGACGGGCGCCTCGCCGCTCGCCTCGTCGACGAGCAGCCACACGAGGGCCCCGACCGCGCTCGCCGCGGCCACGCCGAAGAGGACGTCGGTGGTCAGGCCCAGCGTGCGCAGGAGCTCGATCTCGTCCTCGGCGTCCTGACGGCAGGCGCCCACCGGACAGCTCGCGTCGAGCGACTCGTACTGGTCGTTCGTGCACCGCGGTGACGATCCCGGCAGCCAGCTGGTGATGGGCGGCGGTCGGTCGCGGCCCCGGGCGCCCCCCTACGGGAGGTCCATCGTGCCGTCAGGCCGCTGCGCGGGGGAGGGAGTGGGCGCGGGCCATGGCGTCGATTCTCGAGGCGGGCGCGACCTGCTTGGGAGATCGCGCCGCGTCGGTTTCTCTACGCGCGGGCGGCCCCGTCCTTCGAGCGCGCGCGGCTCCCGGTTCACGCCCTGTCGGCGAGGCGCGCCGCCGCGCTGGCGGCGGGACGGGATCCCCTCCCGCACGAAGACGGCGTGCGCTCCCTCGGCGTCGTGAGGCCGGGCGCCTACGCCGACATGCTCGCGCCGCCGTAGCCGCCGGGTGAAGGTGGCGGCCGCCACCCCTCCGCCACCCCTCCGCCGGCGGATCGGGGGTCACG
Above is a genomic segment from Sandaracinaceae bacterium containing:
- a CDS encoding RNA polymerase sigma factor, with amino-acid sequence MGDARTDEELMRAYVDGDHEAFRALFARYAPMLTRLTVRHLRSEELAREVVQQTFFQMHAARLDFKPDRKLRPWVFTIAMNLVREHFRKKKRRKETELEDERLEQPTPERGPIERQQRAELLYAAMAKLPESQREVVELHWFEERPFAEVAEIVGATEGAVRVRAHRAYKKLKDLLGKELG
- a CDS encoding SRPBCC family protein: MDRPRLRLGTTLACAVAASLCVAVGLVEAQQDDAFTREEQNRIRAGELVARNVTRREGRFAMRGGTSWQLVHAPVDQVWAAVTDTRAYPHLIPALERARLVSQDGDERVVHMQHRYSFATASYFARVRLEPQRHHMSFTLDRTRPHDLRAGRGFITLSAFEEDNTIVTWGVLADIGGGAVLSVFGPLVDDWLLKVPLCVRNHVEPGRPGC
- a CDS encoding NrsF family protein; translation: MSDVDPQPEPELERWLSEAREVEGERADPEALDGMLESVEREIARAEKKPSFWLRTRPTWIRRAIASGAALAIVGLTGALMLREDFHDYPMSYMALALGSLGALLLLSVHQALRPLHRPPLQGARKVGVVAVTLGATLALALFSPHEAGEAHGVLDHVSGCLFFGLLLGVPVYFVLRLLDRGAQATSLLAACAAGLLGNLVLQLHCPRKDPEHLMLAHFSVVLLFVAGLGGAHYLVRRFSRRSVDD
- a CDS encoding M20/M25/M40 family metallo-hydrolase, with the translated sequence MARRKRGNWKKIGVGLGAGLLVLLAVLVVRALGGDEAPTRREPLGLEIDTERAAQRLSAYIQLDTSTPPGIGRDPRPPHLDMLIADYAEPLGLEAAVYEGRILLLRWRAGTTEGGPIVLLSHADVVPVAEDELERWTHAPFGGVIDDGYVWGRGAIDDKGATIAQLEAIAALQAAGLTPRRDVFLLISPDEEIGGAEGAGAVLARHAHRLEEPWAVLDEGTFVAPDFVAGTTIVPVAVGEKRFVTVEVSVNGEAGHSSMPEPNAAPAVLTTALARLHELELEARFLPATDAFLDRISSRASFGERIALRNRWLFGGAVESMLSQRPASNAMIRDTIALTMLRAGVKDNVVPARAVATLNLRLLPDSDLPAILRAIEGAIDDPRVQLAVTVDNGASPVSPTEGVPWERLAAALATAFDEDALVAPMITPGTMDARYFARRGIPTYRLVPFTLDANERGRVHGIDERVSLENLEQAARVYAHVMRYW
- a CDS encoding biliverdin-producing heme oxygenase — its product is MQALETSPQSSLRDVLRARTHGAHRSLDDSLAVSDPAVELDDYVAHLEGMWTFHAPLERRLLSSEVLLTRLPDLALRRRAHLAWSDLRALDRDPGKVPFPSCTPDLTSLATQLGVAYVLEGSTLGGAVLARRLGAQLGLAPSALRYLHGYGERTGERWRAFVQALDDAALDEEGVESAACAAEATFAHLGAWLHARGATRRERSENAPPSRSGS
- a CDS encoding YajQ family cyclic di-GMP-binding protein yields the protein MASFDVVSKLDHHEVDNALDQARREISQRYDFKGTDTSLEKSEEGILIKTKSASLCAAALEVLRGKLAKRGVSQKALDPGAPAPAGGDTYRVLVKLREGIDQEHAKKIVKLLKDAKTLKVQAAIQGDVVRVSHKKRDVLQDAIQLLKEQDLPLPLQYQNFRD